In Acidobacteriota bacterium, one DNA window encodes the following:
- a CDS encoding PilZ domain-containing protein, translated as MGWLNKIVPWNRHPKVAGRQDLPAVNSLVMLHVSGERRPRRGVIFNRTPDGLVWVLFPEGGSLPCTDPGSEIEIEYQIGDNPVRIGTQLAQVTTDVHPISGVTLTRFGLRPSGRVETVQRRKFSRLDLVIPVTFFNIVIPPGYEIDPDVQLDTTLKWRLSKPKKCVTGQLRDISAGGCSIMVRDPVTIGDEIYSQLTLENEFVQAAARVVQVTPSGGENRAGVQFVGMDDDLKEFLERFVDEESTRRRRTGKMRTTERTG; from the coding sequence ATGGGCTGGCTGAACAAGATCGTACCGTGGAACCGACACCCGAAGGTGGCAGGCCGCCAGGACCTTCCCGCCGTGAACTCCCTTGTGATGCTCCACGTGTCCGGCGAGCGCCGGCCCCGCCGCGGGGTGATCTTCAACCGGACCCCCGACGGCCTCGTCTGGGTCCTCTTCCCGGAGGGGGGAAGCCTCCCCTGCACCGACCCCGGGTCGGAGATCGAAATCGAGTACCAGATCGGCGACAACCCCGTTCGCATCGGCACCCAGTTGGCCCAGGTCACCACCGACGTTCACCCGATCTCGGGCGTCACGCTCACCCGTTTCGGGCTCCGACCGTCCGGGAGGGTGGAAACCGTCCAGCGCCGGAAGTTCTCCCGGCTTGACCTGGTGATCCCCGTGACCTTCTTCAACATCGTGATCCCGCCCGGTTACGAGATCGACCCCGACGTCCAGCTCGACACCACGCTGAAGTGGCGGCTGTCCAAGCCCAAGAAGTGCGTCACCGGCCAGCTCCGCGACATCAGCGCCGGGGGGTGCTCCATCATGGTGCGGGACCCGGTGACCATCGGCGACGAGATCTACAGCCAGCTCACCCTGGAGAACGAGTTCGTCCAGGCGGCGGCCCGGGTCGTGCAGGTCACGCCCTCGGGGGGGGAGAACCGTGCCGGGGTCCAGTTCGTCGGCATGGACGACGACCTGAAGGAGTTCCTGGAGCGGTTCGTGGACGAGGAGTCCACCCGCCGCCGGCGGACCGGCAAGATGAGGACCACCGAGCGCACGGGGTGA
- the ribD gene encoding bifunctional diaminohydroxyphosphoribosylaminopyrimidine deaminase/5-amino-6-(5-phosphoribosylamino)uracil reductase RibD, with the protein MRRAFRLARSAEGLAHPNPMVGAVVVAGGRIVGSGAHRYAKILHAERLALSEAGGAARGADLYVTLEPCCHHGRTPPCAEAVIEAGIRRVFVGTRDPNPLVAGGGIRRLQEAGLEVVTAPDPAPFDELNRKFNKYITTGTPWVTLKAGLSLDGRIATASGRSRWVTGAAARRWGHHLRFTHDAILVGRGTVRTDDPMLTCRHRREKETPFLRVVLDSRARIPAGSQLVRSAREHPLLVFVTTDAPPGRVRALEKEGVDVHVLPVKIRCEERPPARGVFLDLHPKNPRVDPAAVLKELGRRGVASVLVEGGGIVHAQFLAPGLADEFHFFFAPLFLGSEGPPVLGELGVFDLQQAPRARIRRVRALGPDLQVTGYFRTGART; encoded by the coding sequence ATGCGCCGCGCCTTCCGGCTGGCCCGCTCCGCGGAGGGGCTCGCCCACCCGAACCCCATGGTGGGGGCGGTGGTCGTCGCGGGGGGGCGGATCGTGGGGAGCGGCGCCCACCGCTACGCCAAGATCCTCCACGCGGAGCGGCTGGCCCTGTCGGAGGCCGGCGGGGCGGCGCGGGGGGCCGATCTCTATGTCACCCTCGAGCCCTGCTGCCACCACGGGCGCACCCCCCCCTGCGCGGAGGCCGTCATCGAGGCCGGGATCCGGCGGGTCTTCGTGGGGACGAGGGACCCCAACCCTCTCGTCGCGGGCGGGGGGATCCGGCGACTCCAGGAGGCGGGGCTGGAGGTGGTCACGGCGCCGGACCCCGCGCCCTTCGATGAACTCAACCGGAAATTCAACAAGTACATCACCACGGGGACGCCGTGGGTGACCCTCAAGGCCGGGCTGTCCCTGGACGGGCGGATCGCGACCGCGTCGGGACGGTCCCGCTGGGTGACCGGGGCGGCTGCGCGCCGGTGGGGGCATCACCTCCGCTTCACCCACGACGCCATCCTCGTGGGGAGGGGCACCGTGCGCACCGACGACCCGATGCTGACCTGCCGGCACCGCCGCGAGAAGGAAACACCCTTTTTGCGGGTGGTCCTCGACTCGCGGGCGCGGATCCCCGCGGGGTCGCAGTTGGTCCGCAGCGCCCGGGAGCACCCCCTCCTCGTGTTCGTGACGACGGACGCGCCCCCCGGCCGTGTCCGTGCCCTCGAGAAGGAGGGGGTGGACGTGCACGTCCTGCCCGTGAAGATCCGCTGCGAGGAGCGCCCGCCCGCCCGGGGGGTGTTTTTGGACCTTCACCCCAAGAACCCCCGGGTGGACCCGGCGGCGGTCCTCAAGGAGCTGGGGCGGCGCGGGGTCGCCTCGGTGCTCGTGGAAGGCGGCGGGATCGTCCACGCCCAGTTCCTCGCGCCGGGGCTGGCCGACGAGTTCCACTTCTTTTTCGCGCCCCTTTTCCTGGGTTCGGAAGGGCCCCCCGTCCTCGGGGAACTGGGGGTTTTCGACCTGCAGCAGGCCCCGCGGGCCCGGATCCGGCGGGTTCGGGCGCTCGGTCCGGATCTGCAGGTGACGGGGTATTTCCGGACGGGAGCGCGAACATGA
- a CDS encoding pyridoxal-phosphate dependent enzyme, producing the protein MTETGIFPLLPGPTPLTEAPRLTRRLGGPRILVKRDDLTGRGLGGNKVRKLEYLLGEALAEGATHVVTGGGAQSNHACLTAVTARMAGLEPVLVLSSPHEPGDEGNRKIESLLGVRVDWVREYAVEALERGIARAADRLRDAGARPCVIPMGGSNATGIRGYERAAAELAEQCRLRETFPDAVVTAVGTGGTLAGLVRGARRHLGGCCVVGIDVGAVPEGLGERCRSLIGDEGGPEPGDYEIDGRFRGRAYAAPTPEGVAAMRLFLETEGLLLDPVYTGKAAAGLVSLVGEGVFGPSDTVVFLHTGGAAGFFTGWEAAPAPVSD; encoded by the coding sequence GTGACCGAAACCGGCATCTTCCCCCTGCTCCCGGGGCCGACCCCGCTGACGGAAGCCCCGCGCCTGACCCGCCGCTTGGGCGGCCCGCGCATTCTCGTCAAGCGCGACGACCTCACCGGGAGAGGACTCGGGGGCAACAAGGTCCGCAAGCTGGAGTACCTCCTGGGGGAAGCCCTGGCCGAGGGCGCGACGCACGTGGTCACCGGCGGGGGAGCCCAGTCCAACCACGCGTGCCTCACCGCCGTGACCGCGCGCATGGCCGGCCTGGAGCCCGTCCTGGTGCTCTCCTCGCCCCACGAACCCGGGGACGAGGGGAACCGGAAGATCGAGTCCCTCCTCGGCGTCCGGGTGGATTGGGTTCGGGAGTACGCCGTGGAAGCCCTGGAGCGGGGGATCGCCCGGGCGGCGGACCGCTTGCGGGACGCCGGTGCGCGCCCCTGCGTCATCCCCATGGGCGGGAGCAACGCCACCGGGATCCGGGGGTACGAGCGGGCCGCGGCGGAACTGGCGGAACAGTGCCGCTTGCGGGAGACCTTTCCCGACGCGGTGGTCACCGCCGTGGGCACCGGAGGGACCCTGGCCGGCCTGGTGAGGGGCGCGCGGCGGCACCTGGGCGGCTGCTGCGTCGTCGGCATCGACGTGGGGGCCGTCCCGGAAGGTCTCGGGGAGCGCTGCCGCTCACTGATCGGGGACGAGGGCGGCCCCGAGCCGGGGGATTACGAGATCGACGGGCGTTTCCGCGGGCGGGCCTACGCCGCCCCGACGCCGGAGGGGGTGGCCGCCATGCGGCTCTTTCTCGAAACCGAGGGCCTGCTGCTGGACCCGGTCTACACCGGGAAGGCCGCGGCCGGCCTGGTCTCGCTGGTCGGCGAGGGGGTCTTCGGTCCCTCCGACACGGTGGTCTTCCTGCACACGGGCGGGGCCGCCGGCTTCTTCACCGGGTGGGAGGCCGCCCCGGCTCCCGTGAGCGATTGA
- a CDS encoding DUF58 domain-containing protein yields MKLADLIRNLHILEIRTRKKLQGGLSSSYRNVFRGQGLEFSEVREYVEGDDVRLVDWNVTARLGSLHVKQLLEERELNVVTAVQCSRSMDFGTGEKTKFETAAEIASTLIFSAIHAGDRPGIVTFSEGGRLDYIPPGKGMDHAFRLLHRLISSRPDGRAPGAGDLLNFLTHGLKKRSVVFLISDFIYSDWRSELIETAARRHDFTAIAVLDAAELEGPPRGIFPLEGEGCGPTFVGVGRRAREAYAARIRDRLARIRTLMAGAGVDYLAIRAGASCEEDLHKLFLRRRQSHMPA; encoded by the coding sequence ATGAAACTCGCCGACCTCATCCGGAACCTGCACATCCTGGAGATCCGTACGCGGAAAAAACTCCAGGGGGGGCTCTCCTCCTCTTACCGCAACGTCTTTCGCGGGCAGGGACTGGAGTTTTCCGAGGTGCGCGAGTACGTGGAGGGGGACGACGTACGACTGGTGGACTGGAACGTGACGGCGCGCCTGGGCAGCCTGCACGTGAAGCAGCTCCTCGAGGAGCGGGAACTCAACGTGGTGACCGCGGTGCAGTGCTCCCGGTCCATGGATTTCGGGACCGGGGAGAAGACGAAGTTCGAGACGGCGGCGGAGATCGCCTCCACGCTGATCTTTTCCGCCATCCACGCGGGGGACCGGCCGGGGATCGTCACGTTCAGCGAGGGCGGGCGACTGGACTACATCCCGCCCGGGAAGGGGATGGACCACGCCTTCCGGCTGCTTCACCGGCTGATCTCGAGCCGGCCCGACGGCCGGGCGCCGGGGGCGGGCGACCTCCTGAATTTCCTGACCCACGGCCTCAAGAAACGGAGCGTGGTTTTCCTCATCTCCGACTTCATCTACTCGGACTGGCGCTCCGAGCTGATCGAAACCGCCGCCCGCCGCCACGATTTCACCGCCATCGCCGTCCTGGACGCGGCCGAACTCGAGGGGCCGCCCCGGGGGATCTTCCCCCTGGAGGGCGAGGGGTGCGGCCCCACGTTCGTCGGCGTGGGCCGGCGGGCCCGCGAGGCCTACGCGGCCCGGATCCGGGACCGCCTGGCGAGGATCCGCACCCTCATGGCCGGGGCGGGCGTCGACTACCTGGCCATCCGGGCCGGTGCGTCCTGCGAGGAGGACCTCCACAAGCTCTTCCTCCGGCGCCGGCAGTCCCACATGCCCGCCTGA
- a CDS encoding MoxR family ATPase, with amino-acid sequence MRKRIVGQETYLNRLLVGLLTGGHILVEGVPGLAKTLAVSTLAESLNLDFKRIQFTPDLLPADLVGTMVYNAGTGEFEPRKGPVFANLILADEINRAPAKVQSALLEAMQEQQVTIGRETYPLPDPFLVLATQNPIEHEGTYPLPEAQTDRFFMKVLLDYPEKKEEKEILRRMTEGPGTAMEIARGRGIEVKRVVVPERIQKIRLTATKVYVDDRISDYILEVVSATRRPTDYKLDTGRYVRFGASPRGTIALKVAARAHAFLAGRNYVIPEDVKSIAPDVLRHRVILSFEAEAERISADEIIRAVLNAVEVP; translated from the coding sequence ATGCGCAAGCGGATCGTCGGGCAGGAAACCTATCTCAACCGGCTCCTGGTCGGCCTTCTCACGGGGGGGCACATCCTGGTGGAGGGGGTGCCGGGGCTGGCGAAGACCCTGGCGGTCAGCACCCTGGCCGAGTCCCTGAACCTGGATTTCAAGCGGATCCAGTTCACGCCCGACCTCCTCCCGGCGGACCTCGTGGGGACCATGGTCTACAACGCCGGGACCGGCGAGTTCGAGCCCCGCAAGGGCCCCGTCTTCGCCAACCTCATCCTGGCGGACGAGATCAACCGGGCGCCGGCCAAGGTCCAGTCGGCCCTCCTGGAGGCCATGCAGGAACAGCAGGTGACCATCGGCCGCGAGACCTACCCGCTCCCGGACCCTTTCCTCGTGCTGGCCACCCAGAACCCCATCGAGCACGAGGGGACCTACCCCCTCCCGGAGGCCCAGACCGACCGGTTCTTCATGAAGGTCCTCCTGGACTACCCCGAGAAGAAGGAGGAGAAGGAGATCCTCCGCCGGATGACCGAGGGCCCGGGGACGGCCATGGAGATCGCCCGGGGCCGGGGCATCGAGGTGAAGCGCGTCGTGGTCCCGGAGCGGATCCAGAAGATCCGTCTCACCGCCACGAAGGTCTACGTGGACGACCGGATCTCCGACTACATCCTGGAAGTCGTCTCCGCCACCCGGCGGCCGACGGACTACAAGCTGGACACCGGGCGCTACGTCCGCTTCGGGGCCTCCCCCCGGGGCACCATCGCCCTGAAGGTGGCCGCGCGGGCCCACGCCTTCCTGGCGGGGCGGAACTACGTGATCCCCGAGGACGTGAAGTCCATCGCCCCCGACGTCCTCCGTCACCGGGTGATCCTCTCGTTCGAGGCGGAGGCGGAACGCATCAGCGCGGACGAGATCATCCGCGCCGTTCTCAACGCCGTCGAGGTCCCCTGA